In Coccidioides posadasii str. Silveira chromosome 4, complete sequence, one genomic interval encodes:
- a CDS encoding uncharacterized protein (EggNog:ENOG410PR88~COG:K~BUSCO:15682at33183), whose product MATQKSTDNAENKISILEVDTCVKSGKQHAAELGMNVEDFLLPRTLTQRLAKGALPPNTSIQKDALLAITKAATVFVSYLSSNANEETEKKTITPQDVLSALKEIEFDSFRPQLEQELVIYMETTVQKRQSKNEKKSQGNASDKEKASVNDGDKEPIIKRQKRDNEQRTPETGHHRHVKNSEVTYSLQACGIMPYNEESGLHTDDTEEDDAEEEEEEEEEEEEEEEDDDDDDDDDGDNDDSDTQMAGVAEKQVNDDGNDATEEQELSEDSKSDMVRKKHFNLDSGIDSESD is encoded by the exons ATGGCTACCCAGAAATCCACTGATAATGCTGAAAATAAGATCAGCATCCTGGAGGTTGACACTTGTGTGAAAAGTGGAAAGCAGCATGCTGCAGAGTTAGGGATGAATGTTGAA gattttcttcttccacgGACTCTGACACAGAGATTAGCTAAAGGAGCCTTGCCGCCCAATACTTCCATCCAAAAAGATGCATTGCTGGCAATCACAAAGGCAGCAACAGTCTTTGTATCATATCTTTCTTCCAA TGCGAATGAGgaaacagaaaagaaaacaatcaCCCCACAAGATGTTCTATCTGCACTGAAAGAAATTGAATTTGACTCATTCCGTCCCCAGCTGGAACAAGAATTGGTTATCTATATGGAAACCACTGTGCAGAAGCGACAAAGTAAGAATGAGAAGAAAAGCCAAGGAAATGCATCAGATAAGGAGAAAGCTAGTGTTAATGATGGCGACAAGGAGCCAATTATCAAGCGACAGAAGAGGGACAATGAGCAACGCACACCAGAGACAGGCCACCACAGACATGTCAAGAATTCAGAGGTAACTTATTCTTTACAGGCATGCGGGATCATGCCGTACAATGAGGAAAGCGGGCTGCACACAGATGATACTGAAGAGGATgatgctgaagaagaagaggaggaggaggaggaagaggaggaggaggaggaggatgatgatgatgatgatgatgatgatggtgacaATGATGATAGTGACACTCAAATGGCTGGCGTGGCAGAGAAGCAAGTGAATGATGATGGTAATGATGCAACTGAAGAGCAGGAACTTTCTGAAGATAGCAAGAGTGATATGGTGAGGAAGAAACACTTCAACCTAGATTCTGGGATAGACAGTGAGAGCGATTGA
- a CDS encoding uncharacterized protein (EggNog:ENOG410PHQG~COG:B,K~BUSCO:6457at33183) — protein sequence MEAYDLSDTSSNLSSPPMSPVPPSEFYPSPPTSQGLGIIPPIVSEPPMPPTPGPPTSTNKNTNNRRRRALPPKPRISRHLDLGLVSHKDQNDHLELLVSALQNKRKIVVVAGAGISVSAGIPDFRSSHGLFKTLRKDHKLKASGKELFDASVYLDSTMTSSFHDMVRLLSDMAATAKPSAFHHLLARLAKEDRLLRLYTQNIDGIDTSLPPLTTEVPLNSKAPWPRTIQLHGGLKKMICQKCRHTSDFKAHLFQGPDPPLCPECCEEDSHRMSTGQRSRGVGKLRPRIVLYNEHNPDEEAIGSVVRADLRTRPDALVVVGTSLKIPGVRRIVKEMCRVVQGRKDGITMWINHDSAPVGRDFEHCWDLVVQGDCDEVAELVGLKRWNDTGDETFAACSAEAESFKQGHGNSIAVVVPPSIVMAPKARTHITPVEMPANPATKYHPLKKPLDRKAEKPPRQRRIPHTNKSPPQRKLPSNFRVSKPSNQGEKNNVKNTFPDMQVSTIMHPISPGAARNNGPMFPELVASSTSHPPATTPWNDTEIISPIGRIPADMQKILISRTNE from the exons ATGGAGGCCTACGACCTTTCAGACACTTCGTCGAACCTGAGTTCTCCGCCAATGTCTCCAGTTCCTCCGTCAGAGTTCTATCCATCCCCTCCTACTTCCCAAGGCCTCGGAATCATTCCACCCATAGTCTCCGAACCACCGATGCCACCAACTCCGGGACCGCCAACAAGCACCAATAAGAATACCAATAATAGGAGAAGGCGTGCGTTGCCACCAAAACCTCGGATATCGCGACATCTTGACCTAGGCCTTGTGTCGCACAAGGATCAGAACGATCACCTGGAATTGCTGGTCTCAGCGCTCCAAAATAAACGAAAAATTGTGGTTGTCGCCGGAGCTGGAATCTCGGTTTCAGCTGGCA TTCCTGACTTCCGATCGTCGCACGGATTATTTAAAACGCTTCGGAAAGACCATAAATTGAAAGCATCCGGGAAAGAACTTTTCGACGCGTCGGTTTATCTGGACAGCACGAtgacttcttcttttcatGATATGGTTCGTTTGTTGTCAGATATGGCGGCCACCGCAAAGCCCTCAGCTTTTCATCACCTATTGGCGCGGCTTGCGAAGGAGGATCGTTTGCTGCGTTTATACACACAAAACATAGACGGTATTGACACATCACTGCCGCCGTTAACTACCGAAGTTCCTCTGAATTCGAAGGCCCCATGGCCGCGCACTATCCAGCTCCATGGCGGTTTGAAGAAAATGATATGTCAAAAGTGTAGACATACATCAGATTTCAAAGCCCACCTCTTCCAGGGGCCTGATCCCCCTCTCTGCCCTGAATGTTGTGAAGAAGATTCTCATCGCATGAGTACGGGCCAGCGGAGCCGGGGCGTTGGGAAGTTACGACCTCGAATTGTGCTCTATAATGAACATAACCCTGATGAAGAAGCGATTGGATCTGTGGTGAGGGCTGATCTACGGACAAGACCCGATGCCTTGGTGGTAGTTGGGACGAGTTTAAAAATCCCGGGAGTCCGCCGTATCGTTAAAGAGATGTGCCGTGTAGTCCAAGGGAGAAAAGATGGAATTACCATGTGGATAAATCACGATTCGGCTCCTGTTGGAAGAGACTTTGAACACTGTTGGGATCTCGTGGTCCAGGGTGATTGTGATGAGGTTGCCGAACTTGTGGGTTTGAAACGATGGAACGATACCGGCGATGAAACTTTTGCTGCCTGCTCGGCAGAAGCTGAAAGCTTCAAGCAAGGACACGGCAATAGTATCGCTGTTGTGGTTCCTCCTTCCATAGTCATGGCTCCCAAAGCAAGGACGCATATAACCCCAGTCGAAATGCCTGCAAATCCCGCTACCAAATACCATCCTCTCAAAAAGCCCCTTGACAGAAAAGCAGAGAAGCCCCCCAGACAGCGCAGGATTCCACATACGAACAAATCCCCACCTCAAAGAAAGCTCCCATCAAATTTCCGCGTTAGCAAGCCGAGTAATCAGGGTGAGAAAAATAACGTCAAGAACACTTTCCCTGACATGCAAGTCTCAACAATTATGCATCCAATATCCCCGGGTGCGGCACGAAATAATGGTCCCATGTTCCCCGAGTTGGTAGCGTCGTCTACATCCCATCCCCCAGCCACTACCCCGTGGAACGACACCGAGATTATTTCGCCTATAGGCAGAATACCTGctgatatgcaaaagatccTCATTAGCCGAACTAATGAATGA